A window of the Agrococcus jejuensis genome harbors these coding sequences:
- a CDS encoding cell division protein CrgA, translated as MARNSIAKSRESRDHEESRNPSWYVPVMLGFIVVGLLWVVVFYISGSTLPIGSIGAWNIAIGFGIMFVGFIMTTKWR; from the coding sequence ATGGCCAGGAACAGCATCGCCAAGTCGCGCGAGTCCCGCGACCACGAGGAGTCGCGCAATCCGTCGTGGTACGTGCCGGTGATGCTCGGCTTCATCGTCGTCGGCCTGCTGTGGGTCGTCGTCTTCTACATCTCGGGCTCGACGCTGCCCATCGGGTCGATCGGCGCGTGGAACATCGCCATCGGCTTCGGCATCATGTTCGTCGGCTTCATCATGACCACGAAGTGGCGCTAG
- a CDS encoding peptidoglycan D,D-transpeptidase FtsI family protein — MNRELSRVSLLLVCMFVALFGSSSIIQWAQADALRDDPRNSRTILASFAAERGAILVDGVPVAQSVESGDQYEWQRQYPQGALYAPVTGYYSLDQGNSGIEGAMNDELTGQASSQFFQQVEQLITGQDPSGSSVELTIDPVAQQAATDALAGVSGATGAAVAIDPATGDILALTTTPTYDPNVFASHDTQSVIAAYQQMIADPTQPLQNRAIGGDLYFPGSVFKLVVTAAAIESGDYTPDSTFGNPAELNLTGTSTPIYNSTRQECRGGEGDQVSLTNALIYSCNIPFAELGEQLGEDAIAEQAAAFGYGQALQIPQSVTASTYPEDMEPSELQLSSFGQYDVRVTPLQVAMTTAAIANDGELMQPQLVDEVIDTESLDVIAEPAPQSMGQAVSESTAQTMQDLMVQGVEQGLASNAAIPGVTVGGKTGTAENDESGDRPFNLWFTGFAEGADGQQVAVAVVVVPEQNIAADTSNEVAAPIGRAIIEAVLNS; from the coding sequence GTGAACCGCGAGCTCTCGAGAGTGAGCCTGCTGCTCGTGTGCATGTTCGTGGCGCTGTTCGGCTCCTCGTCGATCATCCAGTGGGCGCAGGCGGATGCGCTGCGCGACGACCCGCGCAACTCGCGCACGATCCTCGCGTCCTTCGCCGCCGAGCGCGGCGCGATCCTCGTCGATGGCGTGCCGGTCGCGCAGAGCGTCGAGTCGGGCGACCAGTACGAGTGGCAGCGGCAGTATCCGCAGGGGGCGCTCTACGCTCCTGTCACGGGCTACTACTCGCTCGACCAGGGCAACAGCGGCATCGAGGGCGCGATGAACGACGAGCTGACGGGACAGGCGTCGAGCCAGTTCTTCCAGCAGGTCGAGCAGCTCATCACGGGCCAGGACCCGTCGGGCTCGTCGGTGGAGCTCACGATCGACCCCGTGGCGCAGCAGGCCGCGACGGATGCGCTCGCGGGCGTGAGCGGCGCGACGGGCGCCGCGGTCGCGATCGACCCGGCGACGGGCGACATCCTCGCGCTCACCACGACCCCCACGTACGACCCGAACGTCTTCGCGAGCCACGACACGCAATCGGTCATCGCTGCGTACCAGCAGATGATCGCCGACCCGACGCAGCCGTTGCAGAACCGCGCGATCGGCGGCGATCTCTACTTCCCCGGCTCCGTCTTCAAGCTCGTCGTGACGGCGGCGGCGATCGAGTCCGGCGACTACACGCCCGACTCGACGTTCGGCAACCCTGCCGAGCTGAACCTCACGGGCACCTCGACGCCCATCTACAACTCGACCCGCCAGGAGTGCCGCGGCGGCGAGGGCGACCAGGTGTCGCTCACGAACGCGCTCATCTACTCGTGCAACATCCCGTTCGCCGAGCTCGGCGAGCAGCTGGGCGAGGATGCGATCGCCGAGCAGGCGGCCGCCTTCGGATACGGCCAGGCGCTGCAGATCCCGCAGTCGGTCACGGCGTCGACGTACCCGGAGGACATGGAGCCGTCCGAGCTGCAGCTGTCGTCGTTCGGCCAGTACGACGTGCGCGTGACGCCGCTGCAGGTGGCGATGACGACCGCGGCGATCGCGAACGACGGGGAGCTCATGCAGCCGCAGCTCGTCGACGAGGTCATCGACACCGAGTCGCTCGACGTCATCGCCGAGCCCGCCCCCCAGTCGATGGGGCAAGCGGTCAGCGAGTCCACGGCCCAGACCATGCAGGATCTGATGGTGCAGGGCGTCGAGCAGGGACTCGCCTCGAACGCGGCGATCCCGGGCGTGACGGTCGGTGGCAAGACCGGCACGGCCGAGAACGACGAGTCGGGCGATCGACCCTTCAACCTCTGGTTCACGGGCTTCGCGGAGGGGGCGGACGGCCAGCAGGTCGCCGTCGCCGTCGTCGTCGTCCCTGAGCAGAACATCGCGGCAGACACCTCGAACGAGGTGGCCGCACCCATCGGCAGAGCGATCATCGAGGCGGTGCTGAACTCATGA
- a CDS encoding FtsW/RodA/SpoVE family cell cycle protein translates to MTNALQTGMIQIRDATEAIRVRIRNPQKMRALELFLLVIAWAIAGAAMVLVQIGALEAVDLTLLYLFGGLAAMTLVLHVVLRFVARDADPFLLPIATALNGIGIAMIYRIDIARGDLGWEAAGIRQIVWAAIAMTAAIVVLLVIRNHRVLLRYRFTAMAIAFVLLLLPMLPGIGATINGAQVWISVGGFSFQPGEIAKIALAVFFAGYLVTARDSLSIAGRKVLGLQLPRLRDLGPIAVVWAMCMMVLVVQGDLGTGLLYFGLFTVMLYVATGRRSWIVIGLLLVVLAGGLLWLLTRGEAEWMQRVGIGVIVLSVLGILGAFAAMAVQRWRADGGLGWLVSSILAAGVGIVVAFVLLRLDPASLEGLGIGRVESRVEGWLRAFDQDVFARPSGSSYQLVTGIFGMAAGGLIGTGLGLGRPDLVPHAESDFIMASIGEELGMVGMFAVLALFLVLVSRGIRIGYLGSDDFTKLLAVGLAFVIALQVFIVVGGVTRVIPLTGLTTPFMAAGGSSLVANWIIVALLLRLSDTVRLQRRVVTS, encoded by the coding sequence ATGACGAACGCGCTCCAGACCGGCATGATCCAGATCCGCGACGCCACCGAGGCGATCCGCGTGCGCATCCGCAACCCGCAGAAGATGCGGGCGCTCGAGCTGTTCCTGCTCGTCATCGCGTGGGCGATCGCGGGCGCCGCGATGGTGCTCGTGCAGATCGGCGCGCTCGAGGCCGTCGACCTCACGCTGCTGTACCTGTTCGGCGGGCTCGCGGCGATGACGCTCGTGCTGCACGTCGTGCTGCGGTTCGTGGCGCGCGACGCCGACCCGTTCCTGCTGCCCATCGCGACGGCGCTCAACGGCATCGGCATCGCGATGATCTACCGCATCGACATCGCGCGCGGCGACCTCGGCTGGGAGGCCGCGGGCATCCGCCAGATCGTGTGGGCGGCCATCGCGATGACGGCGGCGATCGTCGTGCTGCTCGTCATCCGCAACCACCGCGTGCTGCTGCGCTACCGCTTCACGGCCATGGCGATCGCGTTCGTGCTGCTGCTGCTGCCGATGCTCCCCGGCATCGGCGCCACCATCAATGGCGCGCAGGTGTGGATCTCGGTGGGCGGCTTCTCGTTCCAGCCCGGCGAGATCGCGAAGATCGCGCTGGCGGTGTTCTTCGCCGGCTACCTCGTGACGGCGCGCGACTCGCTCTCGATCGCGGGCCGCAAGGTGCTGGGCCTGCAGCTGCCGCGCCTGCGCGACCTCGGCCCCATCGCCGTCGTCTGGGCGATGTGCATGATGGTGCTCGTCGTGCAGGGCGACCTCGGCACGGGCCTGCTCTACTTCGGCCTCTTCACCGTCATGCTCTACGTCGCGACGGGGCGACGCTCGTGGATCGTCATCGGCCTCCTGCTCGTCGTGCTCGCCGGCGGCCTGCTGTGGCTGCTCACGCGCGGCGAGGCCGAGTGGATGCAGCGCGTCGGCATCGGCGTGATCGTGCTGTCGGTGCTCGGCATCCTCGGCGCGTTCGCCGCCATGGCGGTGCAGCGCTGGCGCGCCGATGGCGGGCTGGGCTGGCTCGTGTCGAGCATCCTCGCCGCAGGCGTCGGCATCGTCGTGGCGTTCGTGCTGCTGCGCCTCGACCCCGCGTCGCTCGAGGGCCTCGGCATCGGCCGCGTCGAGTCGCGCGTCGAGGGCTGGCTGCGCGCGTTCGACCAGGACGTCTTCGCGCGCCCCTCCGGCAGCTCGTACCAGCTCGTGACCGGCATCTTCGGCATGGCGGCCGGCGGGCTCATCGGCACGGGCCTCGGCCTCGGCCGCCCCGACCTCGTGCCGCACGCCGAGTCGGACTTCATCATGGCGTCGATCGGCGAGGAGCTCGGCATGGTCGGCATGTTCGCCGTCCTCGCCCTGTTCCTGGTGCTCGTCTCGCGCGGCATCCGCATCGGCTACCTCGGCTCCGACGACTTCACGAAGCTGCTGGCCGTGGGCCTCGCGTTCGTGATCGCGCTGCAGGTCTTCATCGTCGTCGGCGGCGTGACCCGCGTCATCCCGCTCACGGGACTCACGACGCCGTTCATGGCGGCGGGCGGCTCGTCGCTCGTCGCGAACTGGATCATCGTGGCGCTGCTGCTGCGACTGTCCGACACCGTACGACTGCAACGAAGGGTGGTGACCTCGTGA
- a CDS encoding protein kinase domain-containing protein: MRPTSGLTFGGRYQLTSRIAIGGMGEVWQASDLVIGRTVALKILKDEYMGDPGFLERFRAEARHAALVNHEGIANVFDYGEEEGSAFLVMELVPGEPLSAILDRDRTLPADKVLDIVAQTSAALHAAHQAGLVHRDIKPGNLLITPEGRVKITDFGIARIADQVPLTATGQVMGTVQYLSPEQASGQPAAPATDIYSLGIVAYEALAGRRPFTGESQVAIAMAHINDAPPELPGTVPEPVRNLVLSCIAKKPADRPTSAAHLSRAATMLRRGDIAGAAAIVPGIASTDSFATIDAPTQATTRVIGTQSAPATAAFPVAVDDDTRQDAERKRRPWLIPVIVIGAILLVAGLVALVWAMLGMGGDEPEESTPPSATPSETAEPIAISEADYVGMTEEEFRDAIEGQGLVADVQVGEAAPTEDDAGTVYQVNPTGEVVEGTTITGTIYAPLPTLGAPATPTLQGAEGDLEPGGSATVTWTVASCPAGYSASYTATITGPNGAPLQLATQNAQATVDPLAEGQTSVSYVVVCSSDGRETLTSPASQPVTFTVTAPEETTPPSTEPPTDPTPSIPVPTP; encoded by the coding sequence ATGAGACCAACGAGCGGACTCACCTTCGGTGGGCGATACCAGCTCACGTCGAGGATCGCCATCGGCGGCATGGGCGAGGTCTGGCAGGCCAGCGACCTCGTCATCGGCCGCACGGTGGCGTTGAAGATCCTCAAGGACGAGTACATGGGGGACCCCGGGTTCCTCGAGCGATTCCGCGCGGAGGCACGGCACGCGGCGCTCGTGAACCACGAGGGCATCGCGAACGTGTTCGACTACGGCGAGGAGGAGGGCAGCGCCTTCCTCGTGATGGAGCTCGTCCCCGGCGAGCCGCTGAGCGCCATCCTCGACCGCGATCGCACGCTGCCCGCCGACAAGGTGCTCGACATCGTCGCGCAGACGTCGGCGGCGCTGCACGCCGCCCACCAGGCCGGCCTCGTGCACCGCGACATCAAGCCGGGCAACCTGCTCATCACGCCCGAGGGGCGCGTGAAGATCACCGACTTCGGCATCGCTCGCATCGCCGACCAGGTGCCGCTCACGGCCACGGGTCAGGTGATGGGCACGGTGCAGTACCTGTCGCCCGAGCAGGCGAGCGGCCAGCCCGCTGCGCCCGCGACCGACATCTACTCGCTCGGCATCGTCGCGTACGAGGCCCTCGCGGGTCGTCGTCCGTTCACGGGCGAGTCGCAGGTGGCGATCGCGATGGCGCACATCAACGACGCGCCGCCCGAGCTGCCCGGCACCGTGCCGGAGCCCGTGCGCAACCTCGTGCTGTCGTGCATCGCGAAGAAGCCGGCCGACCGTCCGACGTCGGCCGCGCACCTGTCGCGTGCGGCCACGATGCTGCGCCGCGGCGACATCGCGGGCGCCGCGGCGATCGTGCCGGGCATCGCATCCACCGACTCGTTCGCGACGATCGATGCGCCCACGCAGGCGACGACGCGCGTCATCGGCACGCAGTCCGCGCCGGCGACGGCGGCGTTCCCCGTGGCCGTCGACGACGACACGCGCCAGGATGCGGAGCGGAAGCGCCGCCCGTGGCTCATCCCCGTCATCGTGATCGGTGCGATCCTGCTCGTCGCGGGTCTCGTGGCGCTCGTGTGGGCGATGCTCGGCATGGGGGGCGACGAGCCCGAGGAGTCGACGCCTCCGTCGGCCACGCCGTCGGAGACGGCCGAGCCCATCGCGATCTCGGAGGCCGACTACGTCGGCATGACCGAGGAGGAGTTCCGTGACGCGATCGAGGGCCAGGGCCTGGTCGCCGACGTGCAGGTGGGCGAGGCGGCCCCGACCGAGGACGACGCCGGCACGGTCTACCAGGTGAACCCGACGGGCGAGGTCGTGGAGGGCACGACGATCACCGGCACGATCTACGCACCGCTGCCGACGCTCGGTGCGCCGGCGACGCCGACGCTGCAGGGCGCGGAGGGCGACCTCGAGCCCGGCGGATCCGCGACGGTGACCTGGACGGTCGCATCGTGCCCCGCCGGCTACTCTGCGAGCTACACCGCGACGATCACGGGACCGAACGGCGCGCCGCTGCAGCTCGCGACGCAGAACGCGCAGGCGACGGTCGACCCGCTCGCCGAGGGCCAGACGTCGGTGTCGTACGTCGTCGTCTGCTCGTCCGACGGTCGCGAGACGCTCACGAGCCCGGCGTCGCAGCCGGTCACGTTCACCGTGACGGCGCCCGAGGAGACCACGCCGCCGTCGACCGAGCCGCCGACCGACCCCACTCCGTCGATCCCGGTGCCGACGCCCTGA
- the pknB gene encoding Stk1 family PASTA domain-containing Ser/Thr kinase — MTDVIASLDVLGDRYEIGELIGRGGMAEVHRGRDRRLDRLVAIKLLKPELGDDEDFRVRFRQEAQSAARMSHPTVVRVFDAGEQVTKDAHGRSHSVPYIVMEYVDGRMVKDIIAEAPLTESEAVRITKGILTALDYSHRAGVVHRDMKPGNVMVTPGGQIKVMDFGIARAVSETSTSVAQTGMILGTAQYFSPEQARGEVVDARTDLYSTGVMLFEMLTGRPPFRGDTAVAVAYQHVSEQPVAPSTLREGISPAMDSVVLKALTKRKEERFQSAEEFRDALEAALTGEVVDVDDDEAAIFTTGVQGGAATTMFQVLDVDDYRPAPQSRPPVAWLWGGIALIGVLVIAIVFWAASQGPNLPIAGLSATVPSVAGMTQEEASAAIEEAGLTASVRTVVDEESNAGDALRTDPPEGTTVSPNSPVTLFISSGPPPFALVNVQGNTVIQATQTLEGDGLVVAESIVTRDNATLPEGTVLGTEPAAGTNVSQGDSIQLIVSSGQVEIPDVVGQPIAQAIAAMQAPEVGYQVRQMFVTSCMGGTVVQQSLTPGSQPQGGTITLTYCNGQPPPSTPPSESTPPEGGDGGDGNG; from the coding sequence ATGACCGACGTCATCGCCTCCCTCGACGTCCTCGGAGACCGCTACGAGATCGGCGAGCTCATCGGCCGCGGCGGCATGGCCGAGGTGCACCGGGGCCGCGACCGGCGCCTCGACCGCCTCGTCGCCATCAAGCTGCTGAAGCCCGAGCTCGGCGACGACGAGGACTTCCGCGTGCGCTTCCGACAGGAGGCGCAGTCGGCCGCGCGCATGTCGCATCCGACGGTCGTGCGCGTCTTCGACGCCGGCGAGCAGGTCACGAAGGACGCCCACGGGCGCTCGCACTCCGTGCCGTACATCGTCATGGAGTACGTCGACGGCCGCATGGTGAAGGACATCATCGCCGAGGCGCCGCTGACGGAGTCCGAGGCGGTGCGCATCACGAAGGGCATCCTGACGGCCCTCGACTACTCGCACCGCGCGGGCGTCGTGCACCGCGACATGAAGCCCGGCAACGTCATGGTGACGCCCGGCGGCCAGATCAAGGTCATGGACTTCGGCATCGCCCGAGCCGTGAGCGAGACGTCGACGTCGGTGGCCCAGACGGGCATGATCCTCGGCACCGCGCAGTACTTCTCGCCCGAGCAGGCGCGCGGCGAGGTCGTCGATGCACGCACCGACCTGTACTCCACGGGCGTCATGCTCTTCGAGATGCTCACGGGCCGTCCGCCGTTCCGCGGCGACACCGCCGTGGCCGTCGCGTACCAGCACGTGTCCGAGCAGCCCGTCGCGCCGTCGACGCTGCGCGAGGGCATCTCGCCGGCGATGGACTCCGTCGTGCTCAAGGCGCTCACGAAGCGCAAGGAGGAGCGGTTCCAGTCGGCCGAGGAGTTCCGCGACGCGCTCGAGGCCGCGCTCACGGGCGAGGTCGTCGACGTCGACGACGACGAGGCCGCCATCTTCACGACGGGCGTGCAGGGCGGCGCCGCCACGACGATGTTCCAGGTGCTCGACGTCGACGACTACCGGCCCGCGCCGCAGTCGCGCCCGCCGGTCGCATGGCTGTGGGGCGGCATCGCCCTCATCGGCGTGCTCGTGATCGCCATCGTCTTCTGGGCTGCGAGCCAGGGCCCGAACCTGCCGATCGCCGGCCTGTCGGCGACCGTGCCGTCGGTCGCGGGCATGACGCAGGAGGAGGCCTCGGCCGCGATCGAGGAGGCGGGGCTCACGGCGAGCGTGCGCACGGTCGTCGACGAGGAGTCGAACGCCGGCGACGCGCTGCGCACCGATCCGCCCGAGGGCACGACCGTCTCCCCGAACTCGCCCGTGACGCTGTTCATCTCGAGCGGTCCTCCGCCGTTCGCGCTCGTGAACGTGCAGGGCAACACGGTCATCCAGGCCACGCAGACGCTCGAGGGCGACGGCCTCGTCGTCGCCGAGTCGATCGTGACGCGCGACAATGCGACGCTGCCCGAAGGGACGGTGCTCGGCACCGAGCCCGCTGCCGGCACGAACGTGTCGCAGGGCGACTCGATCCAGCTCATCGTGTCGAGCGGTCAGGTCGAGATCCCCGACGTCGTGGGCCAGCCGATCGCGCAGGCGATCGCGGCGATGCAGGCGCCCGAGGTCGGCTACCAGGTGCGGCAGATGTTCGTGACGAGCTGCATGGGCGGCACCGTCGTGCAGCAGAGCCTGACGCCCGGCTCGCAGCCGCAGGGCGGCACGATCACGCTCACGTACTGCAACGGCCAGCCGCCGCCCTCGACGCCGCCGAGCGAGAGCACGCCGCCCGAGGGTGGCGACGGCGGCGACGGCAACGGCTGA
- a CDS encoding peptidylprolyl isomerase yields the protein MALHTAVATITTSLGDIKVNLLGNHAPKTVANFEGLATGSKEWKHPGTGATSTSPLYDGTIFHRIIPDFMIQGGDPLGQGIGGPGYQFDDEIHPELTFDAPYVLAMANAGIQMGRGTNGSQFFITTVPTPWLRGKHSIFGLVEDADSRAVVDAIQAVATDGRDKPLEDVVITGVTVTPV from the coding sequence ATGGCGCTCCACACCGCAGTCGCGACGATCACCACCTCGCTCGGCGACATCAAGGTCAACCTGCTCGGCAACCACGCACCGAAGACGGTCGCGAACTTCGAGGGGCTCGCGACGGGCTCCAAGGAGTGGAAGCACCCCGGCACGGGCGCGACCTCGACGTCGCCGCTCTACGACGGCACGATCTTCCACCGCATCATCCCCGACTTCATGATCCAGGGCGGCGACCCGCTCGGTCAGGGCATCGGCGGCCCCGGCTACCAGTTCGACGACGAGATCCACCCCGAGCTCACGTTCGACGCCCCCTACGTGCTCGCGATGGCGAACGCCGGCATCCAGATGGGTCGCGGCACGAACGGCTCGCAGTTCTTCATCACGACGGTGCCCACGCCGTGGCTGCGCGGCAAGCACTCGATCTTCGGCCTCGTCGAGGATGCCGACAGCCGCGCCGTCGTCGACGCCATCCAGGCGGTCGCGACCGACGGCCGCGACAAGCCGCTCGAGGACGTCGTCATCACGGGCGTCACGGTCACGCCCGTCTGA
- a CDS encoding rhomboid family intramembrane serine protease — protein sequence MSAPGVEACYRHPSRESWTLCQRCGRTICGQCQIQAPVGVQCPECVREAKVTSMASHREQRRLSYGGPVKRGVRRWLAMPSPVTTAIMALTTVTGLAQVLFGQAVTYALGFYAPLALSEPWRFVTAVLVHGGILHFVFNMLVLFMMGPNIERRIGALPYLASYLVMAAGGSVAVSLLSPGTLVIGASGAIFGLFGIYIGLQRMLGGRFDPQILIIVGINLLIGFVLSGVSWQAHVGGLLAGLALGFWMGANLRGAETKRAIWMPIGVVGGAVVVLCVAVGFLV from the coding sequence ATGAGCGCTCCCGGCGTCGAGGCGTGCTACCGGCACCCGAGCCGCGAGAGCTGGACGCTGTGCCAGCGCTGCGGCCGCACCATCTGCGGGCAGTGCCAGATCCAGGCGCCCGTGGGCGTGCAGTGCCCCGAGTGCGTGCGCGAGGCGAAGGTGACGTCGATGGCGTCGCACCGCGAGCAGCGCCGCCTCTCGTACGGCGGACCGGTCAAGCGCGGCGTGCGCCGCTGGCTCGCCATGCCGTCGCCCGTCACGACGGCGATCATGGCCCTCACGACCGTCACGGGCCTCGCGCAGGTGCTCTTCGGCCAGGCCGTCACGTACGCGCTCGGCTTCTACGCGCCGCTCGCGCTCTCGGAGCCGTGGCGCTTCGTGACCGCGGTGCTCGTGCACGGCGGCATCCTGCACTTCGTCTTCAACATGCTCGTGCTCTTCATGATGGGCCCGAACATCGAGCGGCGCATCGGCGCGCTGCCCTACCTCGCGTCGTACCTCGTGATGGCGGCCGGCGGCAGCGTCGCGGTATCGCTCCTGTCGCCCGGCACCCTCGTCATCGGCGCGAGCGGCGCGATCTTCGGACTCTTCGGCATCTACATCGGCCTGCAGCGCATGCTCGGCGGCCGCTTCGACCCGCAGATCCTCATCATCGTCGGCATCAACCTGCTCATCGGCTTCGTGCTGTCGGGCGTCTCGTGGCAGGCCCACGTCGGCGGCCTGCTCGCCGGCCTCGCCCTCGGGTTCTGGATGGGCGCGAACCTGCGCGGCGCCGAGACGAAGCGAGCGATCTGGATGCCCATCGGCGTCGTCGGCGGCGCCGTCGTGGTGCTGTGCGTCGCGGTGGGGTTCCTGGTCTGA
- a CDS encoding class E sortase, giving the protein MPSTPRPRRRTTVGGVLGELLVTVGVLVLGFVGWQVWLSDDIMGGQQQQAAQTYAQSLTTTPGAEPAAELRTDAPPVAAAPGDRESFAVVYIPRFGPDFVRTVGQGTSRFVLDSLDLGLAHYDTSAMPGDVGNFAIAGHRNGQGGPFTRLDELVVGDRIYVQMQDVWYVYEYRDSEYVLPTAVDVVAPVPNQPGVAPTDRIMTMTTCHPEWSAASRLITYSVFVGWSETMPAELAAIQEGA; this is encoded by the coding sequence GTGCCGTCGACTCCTCGCCCTCGTCGTCGCACGACCGTCGGCGGCGTGCTCGGAGAGCTGCTCGTCACCGTCGGCGTGCTCGTGCTGGGCTTCGTCGGCTGGCAGGTGTGGCTGAGCGACGACATCATGGGCGGCCAGCAGCAGCAGGCGGCGCAGACGTACGCGCAGTCGCTCACGACCACCCCTGGCGCCGAGCCCGCGGCCGAGCTGCGCACCGACGCCCCGCCCGTCGCTGCGGCGCCCGGCGACCGCGAGTCGTTCGCCGTCGTCTACATCCCGCGCTTCGGGCCGGACTTCGTGCGCACCGTCGGCCAGGGCACCAGCAGGTTCGTGCTCGACTCGCTCGACCTCGGCCTCGCGCACTACGACACGTCGGCGATGCCCGGCGACGTCGGCAACTTCGCGATCGCGGGTCACCGCAACGGCCAGGGCGGCCCGTTCACGCGCCTCGACGAGCTCGTGGTCGGCGACCGCATCTACGTGCAGATGCAGGACGTCTGGTACGTCTACGAGTACCGCGACAGCGAGTACGTGCTGCCGACGGCCGTCGACGTCGTCGCCCCCGTGCCGAACCAGCCGGGCGTCGCCCCCACCGACCGCATCATGACGATGACGACGTGCCACCCCGAGTGGTCGGCCGCGTCGCGACTCATCACCTACTCCGTGTTCGTCGGCTGGTCCGAGACCATGCCCGCCGAGCTCGCAGCCATCCAGGAAGGTGCCTGA
- a CDS encoding anthranilate synthase component II: MTRILVVDNFDSFVYTLAGYLSELGADVHVVRNDVVDPATIVDWDAVLLSPGPGTPADAGASIDFVHAAIEHGVPLLGVCLGHQAIAEALGGVVTHAEQLMHGKTSQVVHDDASVFVGVPSPFTATRYHSLAVVDGTVPDDLVVTARTEQADGRGVIMALEHREQPVWGVQFHPESVLTEGGYRMLGNWLERAGLAGAAERAASKAPLVTFGD, from the coding sequence ATGACCCGCATCCTCGTCGTCGACAACTTCGACAGCTTCGTCTACACGCTCGCCGGCTACCTCTCGGAGCTCGGCGCCGACGTGCACGTCGTGCGCAACGACGTCGTCGACCCGGCGACGATCGTCGACTGGGATGCCGTGCTGCTGTCGCCCGGCCCCGGCACCCCCGCCGATGCGGGCGCATCCATCGACTTCGTGCACGCGGCCATCGAGCACGGCGTGCCGCTGCTGGGCGTCTGCCTCGGCCACCAGGCGATCGCCGAGGCGCTCGGCGGCGTCGTGACGCACGCGGAGCAGCTCATGCACGGCAAGACGTCGCAGGTCGTGCACGACGACGCCTCCGTGTTCGTGGGCGTGCCCTCGCCGTTCACGGCGACGCGCTACCACTCGCTCGCCGTCGTCGACGGCACGGTGCCCGACGACCTCGTCGTCACGGCCCGCACCGAGCAGGCCGACGGCCGCGGCGTCATCATGGCGCTCGAGCACCGCGAGCAGCCGGTGTGGGGCGTGCAGTTCCACCCGGAGTCGGTGCTCACCGAGGGCGGCTACCGCATGCTGGGGAACTGGCTCGAGCGCGCGGGCCTCGCCGGCGCTGCCGAGCGTGCTGCGTCGAAGGCGCCGCTCGTCACGTTCGGCGACTGA